In Fusarium musae strain F31 chromosome 7, whole genome shotgun sequence, a single window of DNA contains:
- a CDS encoding hypothetical protein (EggNog:ENOG41) produces the protein MGDAISEKPHNAWLGAKGPAALDLRSDVVTTPTPAMLEAVKSCSLLDDVFQEDPATNGLEAYVAERTGKEAGLFVLSGTMGNQLALRSLLTQPPYSVLCDYRAHIFTAEAGGTSNLTGAQIQTVIPKNGRYMTLEEIQENVTLDDDVHGCPTRVISLENTLHGMVMPLSEVKRISEFAREHGIKLHLDGARLWEAVVSGAGSLTEYCSYFDTISLCLSKGLGAPAGSVIVGPKATLKHARWVRKSIGGGLRQSGVLTSAGRIAIEQTFGQSPNGQDGPLKASHEMARKVDDLWTSMGGTIDEPTETNMVWLNLKATGCSTKRFIEIGAEAGLKFMSSRLVTHYQVAQNEEEVLRRLKIVFEKVLGEGGDSSAQQNIGKGSVYVPQ, from the exons ATGGGAGACGCTATCTCCGAGAAACCTCATAATGCCTGGCTCGGTGCCAAAGGACCTGCAGCTCTTGACCTCCGCA GCGATGTGGTGACAACCCCAACGCCAGCTATGTTGGAAGCTGTCAAGTCATGCTCCCTGCTTGACGATGTTTTCCAGGAGGACCCTGCTACAAATGGCCTTGAGGCCTATGTTGCGGAACGCACCGGAAAGGAAGCCGGCCTTTTCGTCCTCTCAGGAACAATGGGAAACCAGCTCGCTCTTCGCTCTCTTCTCACCCAACCTCCTTATTCAGTTCTGTGCGATTACCGAGCTCACATTTTCACCGCTGAAGCAGGCGG CACTTCAAACCTCACAGGGGCTCAGATTCAGACTGTCATTCCTAAAAATGGCAGATACATGACGCTTGAAGAGATCCAGGAGAACGTGACtctggatgatgatgttcaCGGCTGCCCTACACGTGTCATCAGTTTGGAGAACACTCTTCACGGCATGGTCATGCCTCTCAGCGAAGTCAAGCGAATTTCTGAGTTCGCTAGAGAGCACGGCATCAAGTTACACTTGGACGGCGCCCGACTATGGGAGGCAGTTGTCTCTGGAGCAGGTTCTCTGACCGAATACTGCTCTTACTTTGACACCATCAGTCTATGCCTGTCCAAGGGTCTTGGTGCCCCAGCAGGAAGTGTCATTGTTGGGCCTAAAGCCACCCTGAAGCACGCCCGCTGGGTCCGCAAGTCCATCGGTGGCGGTCTACGACAATCTGGTGTTCTCACATCTGCAGGACGCATCGCCATCGAGCAGACTTTTGGACAATCGCCCAACGGCCAAGATGGGCCTCTCAAGGCGTCTCACGAGATGGCACGCAAGGTCGACGATCTCTGGACGAGCATGGGTGGCACAATTGACGAGCCGACGGAGACCAACATGGTGTGGTTGAACCTCAAGGCGACAGGATGCAGTACGAAGCGGTTCATTGAGATTGGCGCAGAAGCTGGGCTCAAGTTCATGTCTAGCCGGTTGGTGACGCACTACCAGGTCGCGCAgaatgaggaggaggttcTGAGACGGTTGAAGATTGTGTTTGAAAAGGTTCTAGGTGAGGGAGGAGATTCCAGTGCCCAACAAAATATTGGAAAGGGCAGTGTATATGTGCCTCAATAG
- a CDS encoding hypothetical protein (CAZy:GT17), with product MASRVPYRVFLSLIPLVCVVVLLSKQPFFDRSRIHRITDTDISVSLSLPRLNFSRSHHEYYASDAARSLCASHGYTVFNPHPDAPNGRRKIYDLFMVNTELDFLEIRLKTLYNYVDYFVVVEAPLTFQGGPKDLVIRDNWKRFEPYHDKMIYHQLEYPKDFKPLRHWDREDLQRNAMFDQVFPKLTGELTPTQGDVILVADVDEILRPATMLVLRTCNFPRRLTLSSKFYYYSFQFLHDGPEWPFPQATYYQGMRNTILPGNLRTGDAGIPLLRDLEKGTLANAGWHCSSCFSTIGQFLNKMASFSHAWMNHESFRDRDRIASAIREGVDLWGRKENTFTRIDNNADLPTCLLQDRERFRYMLDRSGKTAGFSDYP from the coding sequence ATGGCTTCTCGCGTGCCTTATCGTGTGTTCCTCTCGTTGATACCCCTCGTCTGCGTGGTCGTGCTTCTATCTAAGCAACCGTTCTTTGATCGTTCACGTATTCATCGCATCACTGATACAGACATCAGCGTTTCTCTCTCGCTTCCCCGACTTAACTTTTCAAGGTCGCATCACGAATATTACGCCTCAGATGCCGCTCGCTCGTTATGCGCCTCACATGGTTACACAGTCTTCAACCCTCATCCCGATGCGCCAAACGGTCGCCGCAAGATTTACGATCTCTTCATGGTCAATACAGAACTGGACTTTCTCGAGATTCGATTAAAGACCCTTTATAATTATGTCGATTATTTTGTTGTCGTTGAGGCGCCACTCACCTTCCAGGGTGGCCCCAAGGACCTTGTCATCCGTGACAACTGGAAACGTTTTGAGCCTTACCATGACAAGATGATATACCATCAGCTCGAGTATCCGAAAGACTTCAAGCCCTTGCGCCACTGGGATCGAGAAGACTTACAGCGCAACGCCATGTTCGACCAAGTGTTCCCAAAGCTCACTGGCGAGCTAACCCCAACTCAAGGCGATGTCATTCTGGTTGCCGATGTTGACGAGATTCTGCGCCCTGCAACGATGCTGGTACTTCGAACATGCAACTTCCCTCGTCGCCTGACCCTTTCGTCcaagttttattattattcctTCCAGTTTCTGCATGATGGGCCCGAGTGGCCATTCCCACAGGCAACCTATTACCAAGGCATGCGTAATACCATCCTTCCTGGAAATTTGAGAACTGGAGATGCAGGAATTCCTCTTCTCAGGGACTTGGAAAAGGGAACATTGGCCAATGCCGGTTGGCACTGCAGCTCGTGCTTTTCGACAATAGGCCAATTTCTGAACAAGATGGCCAGTTTCTCGCATGCGTGGATGAACCACGAATCCTTCCGCGATCGAGATCGTATCGCAAGTGCGATACGTGAAGGTGTTGACCTATGGGGACGTAAGGAGAATACATTCACTCGAATAGACAATAATGCCGACCTTCCAACATGTCTGCTTCAGGATCGGGAGAGGTTTCGATATATGCTGGATCGAAGTGGCAAGACAGCGGGGTTTAGCGACTACCCATGA
- a CDS encoding hypothetical protein (EggNog:ENOG41) — MVGFGSAKDQKKNHEEVADIPAHLSDLHCFTETDNCITTTMMDLPGYRITKVLGAVYGITVRSRNIAAGIGMVIKSMAGGELTWFTSMLYSCRNDSISRVVQETKRRGGNAIICLRFETGDLGGFAQASAYGTACVVEKIEGANVEAPQLTH, encoded by the exons ATGGTTGGTTTTGGATCAGCAAAggaccagaagaagaatcaTGAGGAGGTCGCAGATATCCCCGCGCACTTGTCCGACTTGCACTGC TTCACCGAGACAGACAACTGTATAACCACAA CAATGATGGACCTCCCCGGCTACCGCATCACCAAAGTCCTCGGCGCAGTCTACGGCATCACAGTGCGCTCACGCAACATCGCCGCAGGAATCGGCATGGTTATTAAGAGCATGGCAGGCGGCGAACTGACCTGGTTCACTTCGATGCTGTACTCTTGCCGCAACGACTCCATCAGCCGGGTTGTGCAAGAaacgaagaggagaggcGGAAATGCCATCATTTGTCTGCGCTTCGAGACTGGGGATTTGGGAGGCTTTGCACAGGCGAGTGCGTATGGGACTGCTTGTgtggttgagaagattgagggCGCCAACGTTGAGGCGCCTCAGTTGACGCATTAA
- a CDS encoding hypothetical protein (CAZy:GH37) — protein MPSPRHIAAALAASATTVSALYVNGTVVAPCDSPIYCHGEILEQVELAQPFSDSKTFVDMPAIRPLSEIQDAFDKLDKPLRNNSALTEFLSEYFDDAGGELEEVPEDELETDPKFLDKINNTAIKEFTQKVIDIWPDLTRRYDQDSKNCSDCPNSFIPVNRSFVVAGGRFREPYYWDSYWIIEGLLRTGGSFINIAKNTIENFLDFIEEYGFVPNGARIYYLNRSQPPLLSQMIKAYIEHTNDTDILERALPLLVQEHEFFMTNRSVPVYINNETYYLNTYNVSNTRPRPESYREDYVTANNESYYSPSGEVYSGGEELNFKTKEALYGNLASGAESGLDYSVKWVARPDDAIRDNYFPLRYLNTRNIIPVDLNSILYGNEMAIAEFYEQTGNSSASRQWREVAANRSFAMHAFMWNETHWSYFDYNLTSKAQSIFYPTDNSTAEIDKENAPKGKQVFFSPTQFYPFWLGAAPDYLKNNPYAVLNAYKRVSYYLDTRQGGIPASNVESGQQWDQPNVWPPLMHILMSGLEKVPATFGIMDPSFIEVRRLALRLAQRYLDSTFCTWRATGGTTSDLPRIQSAAEGADGIMFEKYADNATNVAGGGGEYEVVEGFGWTNGVLIWAVDEFGNRLKQPQCNFTGDSSNERRDTDSAVMLHARDAARVKKFGNRKRAAEKAAHKRSSRLFRF, from the exons ATGCCGTCTCCACGACATATCGCTGCGGCTTTGGCTGCGTCAGCGACAACCGTTTCTGCTCTATACGTGAACGGCACAGTCGTTGCACCTTGCGACTCACCAATTTACTGCCATGGAGAGATTCTCGAGCAAGTTGAGCTTGCCCAACCCTTCAGTGACTCCAAGACCTTTGTTGATAT GCCAGCTATTCGTCCTCTGAGTGAGATCCAGGATGCTTTCGACAAGTTGGATAAGCCGCTACGTAACAATTCGGCTCTCACGGAGTTTCTCAGTGAATACTTTGACgatgctggtggtgagcTCGAGGAAGTCCCCGAAGATGAGCTCGAGACAGATCCCAAGTTcctcgacaagatcaacaacactGCCATCAAGGAATTCACACAAAAGGTCATCGATATTTGGCCTGATCTGACTCGTCGCTACGACCAAGACTCCAAGAACTGCAGCGATTGCCCCAACAGTTTCATCCCTGTCAACCGATCCTTTGTCGTTGCTGGTGGTCGTTTCCGCGAGCCTTATTACTGGGACTCGTACTGGATCATCGAGGGTCTTCTCCGAACTGGCGGCTCTTTCATCAACATTGCAAAGAACACCATCGAGAACTTCCTTGATTTTATCGAGGAGTACGGCTTCGTCCCCAATGGCGCTCGTATCTACTACCTCAACcgatctcagcctcctctgCTGTCTCAGATGATCAAGGCTTATATCGAGCACACCAACGACACTGATATTCTTGAGCGTGCTCTGCCTTTGCTTGTGCAGGAGCACGAGTTCTTCATGACCAACCGTTCGGTTCCGGTCTACATTAACAATGAGACTTACTACCTCAACAC ATATAATGTTTCCAACACTCGACCACGACCCGAGTCGTACCGCGAAGATTATGTCACTGCAAACAACGAGTCTTACTACTCGCCATCTGGTGAGGTTTACAGCGGCGGCGAAGAACTCAACTTCAAGACAAAGGAGGCTCTATACGGAAATCTCGCTAGTGGTGCAGAGAGTGGTCTCGACTATTCAG TTAAGTGGGTGGCCAGACCCGATGATGCTATTCGCGACAACTACTTCCCTCTCCGATATCTCAACACCAGAAACATCATCCCCGTCGATCTCAACTCGATCTTGTACGGAAACGAGATGGCCATTGCCGAGTTCTATGAGCAGACAGGCAACAGTAGTGCCAGCCGTCAATGGCGTGAAGTTGCTGCCAACCGCAGCTTTGCCATGCACGCTTTCATGTGGAACGAGACTCACTGGAGTTACTTCGACTACAACTTGACTTCCAAGGCACAGTCGATCTTTTACCCAACCGACAACAGTACTGCTGAAATTGACAAGGAGAACGCTCCCAAGGGCAAGCAGGTCTTCTTCAGCCCTACCCAGTTCTACCCCTTCTGGCTGGGTGCTGCCCCCGACTATCTCAAGAACAACCCATATGCTGTCCTCAATGCTTACAAGCGTGTCTCGTACTACCTTGATACCCGTCAGGGTGGTATTCCTGCCAGTAATGTCGAGTCGGGACAGCAGTGGGATCAGCCCAATGTCTGGCCTCCGCTGATGCACATCCTCATGTCAGGACTTGAAAAGGTCCCTGCGACATTCGGCATCATGGATCCTTCTTTCATCGAGGTCCGTAGACTGGCTCTCCGTCTCGCACAGCGATACCTGGACTCAACATTCTGCACTTGGCGTGCAACCGGAGGAACAACTTCAGACTTGCCCCGAATCCAGTCAGCGGCAGAGGGGGCTGATGGCATCATGTTTGAGAAGTACGCTGATAACGCTACCAACGTTGCAGGAGGCGGTGGTGAGTACGAGGTCGTTGAGGGCTTCGGCTGGACCAACGGTGTTCTGATCTGGGCtgttgatgagtttggcAACAGACTGAAGCAGCCTCAGTGTAACTTCACCGGGGATTCTTCTAATGAGCGCCGCGATACCGACAGTGCTGTCATGCTGCATGCCCGCGATGCTGCTCGTGTTAAGAAGTTTGGCAACAGAAAGAGGGCcgctgagaaggctgcccACAAGAGGTCGAGCCGTCTGTTTCGCTTCTAA